A stretch of DNA from Rheinheimera sp. MMS21-TC3:
CACCAACAGTAGTACTAAAGTATTATTATTAGGCTCAGGTGAATTAGGTAAAGAGCTTTGTATAGAATTAAAGCGCTATGGTTGTGAGGTAATAGCCGTTGATCGCTATGCCAATGCACCAGCCATGCAAGTAGCAGATAAAGCTGTAGTGATATCTATGCTAGATAATGCGGCGTTAAGGCAACTTGTAATTACTGAAAAGCCCAACTTTATTGTGCCTGAATTAGAGGCTATTGCCACCTCAGTATTAGTAGAGTTAGAACAAAGCGGTTTTAAAGTTGTACCTAGTGCCAAAGCAGTAAGCTTAACTATGAACAGAGAAGGCATTCGTCATTTGGCAGCTGTAGAATTAAAACTGCCAACATCCGCTTATCAATTTGCCAGTGACAAAGCTGGCTTTTTTGCCGCAGTAAATAGTATTGGCTACCCTTGTATTGTTAAACCTGTGATGTCTTCATCTGGCAAAGGCCAAAGCTTATTGCGTGATGAAGCTGGTTTAGAGAAAGCTTGGCTTTACGCCCAAGAAGGCGGTCGAGCAGGTAAAGGCCGAGTAATAGTAGAAAGCTTAGTAGAGTTTGATTATGAAATAACCTTACTTACCGTTAACAGCATATCTGGTATTCAATTTTGTCAGCCAATAGGCCAT
This window harbors:
- the purT gene encoding formate-dependent phosphoribosylglycinamide formyltransferase, with protein sequence MIQQAVKIGTPGTNSSTKVLLLGSGELGKELCIELKRYGCEVIAVDRYANAPAMQVADKAVVISMLDNAALRQLVITEKPNFIVPELEAIATSVLVELEQSGFKVVPSAKAVSLTMNREGIRHLAAVELKLPTSAYQFASDKAGFFAAVNSIGYPCIVKPVMSSSGKGQSLLRDEAGLEKAWLYAQEGGRAGKGRVIVESLVEFDYEITLLTVNSISGIQFCQPIGHRQEDGDYRESWQPQAMSSAALEKCQHYAKQVVQALGGYGIFGVEFFVKGDDVWFSEVSPRPHDTGMVTLISQQLSEFALHARAILGLPIPNIKQYGPAASAVLLVNGQSTNIQYQGLAKALMQPDTELRIFAKPEVQGERRMGVALALAEDVQTATAKALQVISNVSVTFND